ATTTCACATAGTAATTCAGCATTCTTTCTGCATCCCAAGTACTCTTTTAAGAaataaattgaaactatataggCTGATGCTGTTATCCTATGCCGGCAttgatttgaaaataaaaaacaattccGGTAAACAATTCAACTATTTGACTACAATGCCGGGAGTAGTAAAAATCTAGCCAGGAAAAAAGAATTCAATTTCAAAAATTACCGGCATAAAGTAAAAGAGAACAACAAAACCAACAACGAATTTCGGCATCTATGAAGACATAAAAACAACGACATGGTGTTCATGCTAAAAACTATGCTGCTAGGCAATTCCGACAACGAAAAACTGAGTCATTTATGTCGATATGGTATATAGTTTGGTGCGCATTGAAGTTTGTAAAATAACTAAGCAGGAAAATGGTGTCGGCATGCTCTATAAATCTCCCCTTTCTTTAATGTAAGCAAGCTAAATAAAAAATCCTTACCCATTTTTGGTTCACCAAACGAAATTCGGTTAATCAAACGGATTTTGgttcaccaaatggaatagggaCCAAAATGCTTAAGGGAATATGGACCATTTGGTTAACAAATCTCAATATGGACTGAAATGCCTAACAGAATAGGgacttaaaaataataatatgtgaaatcttttatttacaaaaatgccatttttataaaaatgatgataaatattttaaaaCTTCATATCTTCCAAATGGTACATCGGATTTTTGtgatttttatatatttggaaagcttttTGAATCATCTATGCAACGACTATAAACAACTATATCAAATTTTTACTTTTTAATATATTTATAGCTATAAAAAAATAGCTATAATTTAAAGGTAAATTGAAAGAGCCTATATATACTTTTTACATGTTGTCTATATGATGCTCAAATACTCATTGATATACTATAAAACTACTTATAGATTTTAGTTTCGGATACGAAAGATTGCCTCTGTTTCATTAAAAGTGATATTCCATTTCTTTCATTTTTACCTAATGATAaaccaaattaaaaaataaaacgaAAGTACTACTTTTCCAGAAATGAAAGGAAAAATTGAGAAAAAGTAATGTTGCCGATGTGCATCGCACGTGCTCACTATTTGTAATATATAATGCCGGCATTCAAAGTTGGGAGTACAGGTAAAAAGTAACTATAGTGCCGGCATGGAATATGTTCCGAGTCCCTAGCTCTCATAGTACCAGTTATGGCACCTATATTGCTCTTGCGGAATTCTCTAAAATCAGGAATAAGATGGTGGTGTGTGCTTGATGTGACAGTCACTGAATTTAGATTTTGTAGTACCAATAATATATCGATTGCAAGCAGTTTTAATATTTGGTATCAAAGTAATTGGTGAAGTGTGTTTATCTTGATTATACTTGTGAGGTTTATATTGATATATCAATATGTTTATTTTGTAGATATGAGAATGCAGCTACGGTGGAGAATACAGAAAGAGGCTGGACGGATCTCATATTTGGTTCTGTGTTTGGATTTGGAATGGGATTAAAATCTATCTCTTCTCGTATAGTATTTATATCGTATTCTGCATTAGTTCTGCAAAATGATTTCTCGAAACTTAtgaatctctttttctttcttctttctaatCTAGAAAGTGCTCAGTTATCGGATTGTAATCTAGCGCACATTTGGTGAGTGTAAAGATTGACCCCCGTAAAGGGGTATAAAGATTATTTATGGAACATATGTTGCACTTACATTTCATGAAGATGTTCCACTATGCTTGTATGGAATGGCCTATGCAAGTGAACTTTGCTGTTCAAATAACATGACAATTGTTTTCATTGATAGCAATGCTGAACAACCTTTAGACTGTTATTCTTGCAATTAAGTTGTTTATAATCGTTTTTCTAGTAAGCACTCGTAGCTGAAGAATCTATAATGTGTGGCCTCATCCAAAATATGTGCCGTTAAGATTCAACAAGCTAACAGTGGCTCCATATTTGATCCATTCATTTAGGTAAGAGTTTAAGACTAATTTTGGTTGCTTGGATCATTGTCTGAGCTAACGTGGGACTGCTGCAGGTGTAAATAACTACTTGTAGAAAAACAAACAATAATGAAACAAGATAGAAAATTGAAATGAGATAAAGTTGTTTGGTATAAAGTCAAAAGTTATGAGATTGAACTTTAATTTGAGGAACTGTTGTTACATATGGCATTGAACTGTAATTTGAGGAACTGCTGTTACATACAGTGCTGAAATGCTACGGGAAAACATTGAACTGCGGTAAACTTGTTGGCACTATTTTGCTCAACATTATACAATACCCACGGTACGGACAATCTATCGGCATGCTCGATAGCTAAACTTCAATGTCGGAAACAGTGTGTCGGCATGGCTaaacaatttttttaattttttcaaatttgGAGTTAAgaaagaatgaatgaatgagtgaaCCATAAACTTTAGTTAATTCGATAGTTTCTAGACAACTTTGAATCATTCAATGATAAGTAATGTTGATTAGTTTTTGAACAAGTTTCCGTATATTAATTATTTGCCAGATCATTAATTTTCTAGTGATTTTGATTGTtaccctcttcttcatcttcactatcaactgtcatgatCAAGCCCCATCGATCAATGGTATCGGCTGTTATTCCCTTGTTTCATATTTGATTAAAATGCCAGCAACCATCTAGTTCTTTTCCAAATGTTTTCATCATTCACAGCCCATGAGACATGGATATAGGCTATGAAGAAAACTTCACAGTTGACTGGTGCACGGCTTGAATAACCATATCACCTAACTGGACACGGGATTTCCTCTTTGAATTTGAAGATGGAAATATCAGCCCCGAGTGAACTCATCATTTGTCTTTAACGCTATATAAGTTTAAGCTGTCGCGAATGACTCAACGAGTAGGGAAAATTAGTCGACTACGCCAGCAATTATACTTTGTCAATATCATGAAGACTATGCCGTTTCCATGAAGACTATGCTGATTATGGGATGAAGGCTATTCCGTTTCCATGAAGACTATGCCGATTCTGGGATGAAGGCCATGCCGTTTCCATTGAAAACTATGACGATTCTGAGTTGCTGGGTTGTTTGTATATTTTGATTCTTTTTAAATATGAGCTGGTTCAAACGTCTACTTGCCATGTACCTAGCATTAATTTTTCCGATATATGTACCTTGTTGTgaaatccctgatttcttttCCAATTTAGTCAAACCTCTTCCTCACTGATACAAGTTAATTTTGTCCCACGTATTGCGGCTCAACATAATGATCTTGTAAGTTGGTGGTTATCTTATGGCGCTGAGTATCCATCCCTCAAGAAGACTGCAGTAAAGATATTAAGTCAAACAAATACATCTTCTGGATCAGAGAGGAATttgagtgtgtttgaaagaattcacaccaaactacgcaaTCGTTTACTTTCATCGAGAATAAATGATCCGGTGTATGTTCAGTACAATTTGAAGTTGGAGAAACAAAGAACTAAAGGTAAAGCAAGGCGACATAACATTGATGTGCACGACGTTCATAGTCTACTGAGTGATGACGATATGCTGGACTGGACAGCAGGGGAAGACGAAACACCGGTTTTACTTCAAGAAGAACAATTGTTAAATATGTTGGAAGAGGAAGCCGTTAATAATCCAAAAATTTTCCCTCTACCATACAACTGGCATGATCCTGAAGTTGAATTCACATACGAAAGGTTACCGGTGAgtgactttgtttatgacttcGGTAATCTTTCATTTGGAGATAATACACAAAGGTATGAGAATGCGAATATGATTCATTCTCGTTACACTACCGATCGTTCCGACCATTGTATCTGACATATGAACGAAGGATATAATTCTAATATTGATAACAATAATGAAgtaggtaacaatgatgatgaaaaTGAAGGAGGTTACGATGATGATAATGGAggctatcatgatgatgatactTAAGCGAACAAAGACAGCCAGTATCCCCATGACGATAACTATAATGAGGAAAGGAACCGCtgagaaaatgaaaaatacatgAATAGATCGAAAAAGGGTGGTGGTCGTAGTTGGTTCACGTAACTTTTTAAATAATGAACCCTAGTTTAATATtcttatattttttaaatttaaagttTTTAATCACGTAGTTTATTTTTCCtgtattattttaaaattttaaatctaAGTTTTAAGCTTTCaatccagagaaagaaaaaaaactaaaaaaaaacacgATTATAACGTGTGTGATAACAGGAAAACGATTCTAAAAAACgcacgttaaaatgttatttaaaaGGAAAAGACATCCAAAGTAATTtaaaaaaaacggttataactgTGTGAAAACTGAAAAATGGTGCTAAAAAACTGTCGTTATTTCCTATTTGTCTGCATTATAAAGGCACCGGATTCGGGGATCTCACGGCCATGGTATACGGGTGTGACCGTTTTCGGTAAAAATGggcgtttttcaaaccttggtttAAGCTGATCACGTTTGATTTCTATTTCTTGGATTAAGCTAATCACGTTCGATTTCCATTTAAACGGACAAAACAGCGTGATGGGATAAGTGAGTTTTTTCTTATACGGAGTTTTTTCTGCGATAATTAGTTCTCGCAGAAGAATTAATTATCACAAGACCACCAAGGAAATTGGTCATTTATTTAGAGAGttgaaagaaaagagagagaatttgGAGAGATGGAAATTTCTATGTGTATGTGTGGAAGACCTGAAATCTTTGGTCAAATTTCTATGAGAACAGTACCATTTttaagaagaagagaaactgGTTATAAGGTTTCTAGTATTAGAGCTTCAGTAGTGGATTCTTATGGAAGTTCTTCTTCATCCAAGTTTGCAAAGAGAATGGAGCAAGCCTGGGTTATCTCCGAGGTAATCATTTTTATAATTTCATAGTTTCAAGTACTTTGTATTGTTATTGCCTGGATTAGAATCGATGGGGGTGGGGAGGGTCACTAGATCCTCAggtcacacttgaagaaaaaaaaaatatagatgAATTACACAAGGATTTCATATGTTAttactttttttcttctattctttTCCTTGCTGACTCAATTTTTCTGTAGTTAAAACCTAATTTGTCAGATATCTTCTTTTCTCCCAATAGTCTCTACCTTTACTTAAGCTATTCCCAATCTATGATGACACTTATAATGCGTAGTTGTTTCAAACTCTGTCAAACCATTTGTAGATGCTATGTTGTTCCCTTTCTGCACCCCTATATCATATGCATTTTCAACAGTCTGTTTATTGCGTCCCATTTTATATTGTTATCGCCAAATTATTATGTCCAGCAATTCTCTACAGATATCACACTCGCCATAAGCACCCTGAAAGAAACACTTCACATGTATCCTGTTCGCCATGCTAGAGTATTCTTTAGTTTTCAGAAGATTATTTTCAAATAAATAATTCAATTGCTTGTAGCATATTTACACCGGCATCAAACCACCTCTTCTCTATAAACAGTCTGCCTTTTAGGATATCTTCTGGTTGAGTTGTCAACAGAACTTAGTTTTGAACTAGAGTAAGTAACCTATCCTAATGATTTCAGTTATTCTTTGTTTGGGTTGTTATACgtgtatattttttctttctttgtactTCAGAAAAGTACCACGGATCAGCAAGTAACAATTTAACACATAACTTGGTTTACAAAATATGAATATACTTGCACCTCATTCCTAggaattcaattatggggtaatccaattCTTGGAATTGAATTCCAAGGAATttaattcaaatccaaaaaataagCGTTTGGTTGAGGTAATTCAAGTACTTTTGTTTTTACCCtggaatccaattccattgcactattagaccaatgcaatggaaatttattattttagagggaattggattcctaggaatcAAAAATTTTAATTACATATAGTTGATTTGTGTTGTTTGGTTCAAAGAATTGGCCACATTCCCCCGGAATTGGATTACCAACAAttcaattccttgaaccaaacatgCTATTAATGATTCATGATTAAGCAGGCTTGATTGTTCTCATTGTTTTTTTATCAGTATTTTAATTTTCATACTGGGATAGCCTATATACTGATGATATATCACTTATAATGAATTAATTAGTAGGCTACCAAATTAAGATCAATATCAGCTGAAATGCTGAATCAGCTTCTACATGTATTCATTAATATCTACATGTATTCATTAATACAATTATACTACAaacatcttagtgtaacttggtCATCTTAACtttttgttttattaaatcatcaTTATTATTTGTGTATATCCTCGGATCTCGGACATTCTATATACCTGAATATTGCGATTTACGAATCATGAGAGGGGAAATTTGGGATAGTTCTTTCCGGAATACACCAGCCACCTTATTTGTAgccaaaacttgacataccaatttcACTGAAACTACTAGAAGAAGTCTAATCTAATTTTCAACTAGAAATTGTCATTAAGTAATCGACAGAAGCTTATATCAACTGTCATTTAGTTAGTTTGAGCCTTTCTTGATGAAATAAAAAACTTGAAAATCTGTGGTGAACAATGTTTATGAGTTGGTGGTGTTTGCTTTTATGGTAACCCCTCTAGGGTGTAACGGGAAAATTTAATCTTGATTAACTTGCGCTTGTGTTTGGGCTTCTGCCTAACTCAATCAATATGTCAACCTGAATCATTAGTTTGAACTACATGTTTCTTTATTGAACATCAATTTTTAAACTCTGAAGCTAATTAAGTAGCCTGGTTTGTTACTTGGGCCCGACTTATCCATCCTCGACCTATGAGCCAGCCGAGTAACTAACAAGTTACTGAGCCTAACTTGGCTGAACTGTTTTTTTGACATGTCTGATGTGGATAAATCAATGTTCATGCATTCGAGTGAATAGACAGAAGAACAAGTTAGCTCTATAtgagtacatattaatatgaagAGCCTTATAAAGCATATTAAATTATTCTATCATCTCTATGGTGTCTGTCTCTTATCCTCTACACCCACAACATGCTAATTTTTTCTGCATACCAAGTTGTAAGCTGAATTTATAAATTCTGCATCTAACATGTCCTTGATGTATTATAATGCAGCAACCTAGGCCAGTTGCCTGTTCATCTTGTCACTCACATGGGCACGTTGAATGCAAATGGTGTGGCGGTACTGGTTTCTTCATTATCGGTGATAATATGCTTTGTCAAGTCCCTTCCAGAAACACTAGCTGTGTAATATGTACTGGGAAGGTAACTAGCAAATTTCTCGGTGATTCTGAATTTCAGTTAGAATATTAATAAAGACTTTCTCTGGTGTTTGTTCTTATGTTTCTCTAGGGTTCAATGTGCTGCTCTGACTGTAAAGGAACAGGCTTCCGCGCGAAGTGGTTAGGTGAATCTCCAACCAGTGAGTAGCAAAACTGCTTCCGGGATTGTATGAGGCTACGAGTAGCCAAGGAAACACCAGGACCTTGGGCTTCAGATAAGTTCCAAAAGAAATTCGTAATATTTCTGCTCCagattcattttttttcttttcttaagaaTGATAAAAGATCCAGGTACTGTATAAAAATCAGATTCTTTCCAACACCAGGAATCAAGTGCACATATTACTCTTATATAAATACCATGATTGTATAGTAAACTCTGGAAGTACAGGTGAAACACTTAATTCCCACTATTGCGGGACAAGGTTATTGCTAAGACCCTAGATAATTTTTTAGTTTCTACACCAGCAGTTTTGAGTCTATCAACAATTGCATCTAATTTGCACTGGCATAAATGATAAGGAATAAACAAAacccaaacaaacaaaaaataaaataaaattgtaacTACTTCTAAGCAATCATTACAGTACTTAGCCAATTGATATCATACCGCAGATTGTAGGTCTTGTAGCAGGATTAAATATATCTTCCACCCCATGCACGATAAGGTTTGCATCTTTATATACCTCCCACTTGGTGATCTTGACATTATTTATTGAAACCAATCCTAGTCTTTCATTGAAATCAGTAACGACTAAAGATTGGCCAGGTATAAGTGTATCGATCTTGGGCACCTTGACTGGAGGTGTCGATGATAAATACAATGACTGTAAAATTTCTTTGTCTAACTTCATGGGGGAAATATGGTACTTCATTGACGTCAATCGAGTTTGATCCGAGTACTTTTGAGAGAATATGATATGATCAGGTGGACAAAATATGGTGATCCTTGACTGATTTGCATAAGTGTCGATAACTTTGCTGAGAGTCATTCCAAGCGTTAGATAATAATCAGCATCTGACATCGAGTTTATGATTCTCTGAACATGTTTTTGTCTTGTTTGACGATCCTGACTGGTACATGTTACAAGCTTTTCTCTTAGTACAGTTGGGAGATCAGTAAAAGTTGAACGGAAGTAATGACGTAAAGTTTTAGTATCCATGGACTTGTTAAGAGGCATAAAGAGAATCAATTACAAGTACGAAAAGGAGGATGAAGCAAGAAAAGATTTAAGGGTTTTTTACACAGACCGAATAAAAAACtgtagcatttttaggggccactcaaaaggagtCAGGGaccaataataaaacaaaatagggcCACCCAAACCTAAATTGAGTTCATCCCTTATCTT
The nucleotide sequence above comes from Papaver somniferum cultivar HN1 chromosome 8, ASM357369v1, whole genome shotgun sequence. Encoded proteins:
- the LOC113304356 gene encoding protein PHOTOSYSTEM I ASSEMBLY 2, chloroplastic-like; protein product: MEISMCMCGRPEIFGQISMRTVPFLRRRETGYKVSSIRASVVDSYGSSSSSKFAKRMEQAWVISEQPRPVACSSCHSHGHVECKWCGGTGFFIIGDNMLCQVPSRNTSCVICTGKGSMCCSDCKGTGFRAKWLGESPTSE